The Gemmatimonadaceae bacterium genome has a segment encoding these proteins:
- a CDS encoding NAD(P)H-binding protein yields the protein MPGRRVLLAGATGLVGRELLALLEADQGVAEVVVLVRRALATEVDDRRVRVVVTDFEALDDAARRNPSLFAVDQLFCALGTTIKQAGSQPAFRRVDHDYPLQLARLARAAGARHFLLVSALGADAGSRVFYNRVKGELERAVRALDFRSLTIARPSLLEGDRQEVRPGERLAALFGWLAPARWKPVHVRQVARALVAAAAADAPGEQIMENTRLREFAR from the coding sequence ATGCCTGGTCGGCGCGTGCTTCTCGCTGGAGCGACGGGGTTGGTGGGGCGCGAGCTGCTCGCGCTCCTCGAGGCCGATCAGGGCGTGGCCGAGGTCGTCGTGCTCGTCAGGCGCGCCCTCGCCACGGAGGTCGACGACCGCCGAGTGCGCGTGGTGGTAACAGACTTCGAGGCGCTGGACGACGCGGCGCGCCGGAACCCTTCGCTGTTCGCCGTCGACCAGCTCTTCTGCGCCCTCGGCACCACCATCAAGCAGGCGGGGTCGCAGCCGGCGTTCCGTCGCGTGGACCATGACTATCCGTTGCAGCTGGCGCGACTGGCGCGCGCGGCGGGGGCTCGGCATTTCCTCCTCGTGAGCGCGCTCGGCGCCGACGCCGGCTCGCGCGTCTTCTACAATCGCGTGAAGGGAGAACTGGAACGAGCGGTTCGCGCGCTCGACTTCCGGTCGCTCACCATCGCGCGCCCATCGCTCCTCGAGGGCGATCGCCAGGAGGTGCGCCCCGGCGAGCGACTCGCGGCCCTGTTCGGCTGGCTCGCCCCGGCTCGCTGGAAGCCCGTCCACGTGCGACAGGTGGCGCGCGCGCTGGTGGCGGCCGCCGCGGCCGACGCGCCCGGTGAACAAATCATGGAGAACACCCGGCTGCGCGAGTTCGCGCGCTGA
- a CDS encoding alpha/beta hydrolase — MRAHGRRSAALPAAHVALLALLVATVACGAHAPPPPPPPPLLAPTDSAVNFPPMLAVSGNAPTGEVTYGATLALSASCTDREDGALATVRWTTDDGQLLGEGSALRLMPEPGSYLVLATCSDRSGRSATMAATSRFVVVDRWSSADSIPLTVTLPYATNRGGGTPPHTSATMYDGTLRDSLVRGVLTVNVPARDGRKAGTSLRSPFVRSIRGNVAADDVLRLSVRAADVVDSLAMAARLGAAMAESAAGDLLLFIHGFNTSFASAAERAARLAVELQYPGGVVLFTWPSDGLLASYRGDQSEARVSGRALAAFLRELQLAAPSRRLSVIAHSMGSEVFAAALRELDAPHAPLRLGHVVLVSPDLAADDFLAHLLPSLRSRAADVTVYAASADFALWSSWGSNGARRLGLGGRFATIARGVETIEVPYDATDALGHNPFRTEPFRNDLHALLVNGLPAARRGLVTLPRADGKVMWRLP, encoded by the coding sequence GTGCGCGCGCATGGGCGACGCTCCGCGGCACTGCCGGCGGCGCACGTCGCGCTCCTGGCACTCCTCGTCGCCACGGTGGCCTGCGGTGCGCACGCACCCCCGCCGCCGCCGCCACCGCCCCTCCTCGCACCCACCGACAGCGCGGTCAACTTTCCGCCGATGCTCGCCGTCAGCGGCAACGCACCCACCGGCGAGGTGACGTACGGGGCGACGCTCGCGCTCTCCGCCAGCTGCACCGATCGCGAGGACGGCGCGCTGGCCACGGTGCGCTGGACCACCGACGATGGGCAGCTGCTCGGCGAGGGAAGCGCGCTGCGGCTCATGCCCGAGCCGGGGAGTTACCTCGTGCTGGCCACGTGCAGCGACCGCTCGGGACGATCGGCGACAATGGCGGCCACCTCGCGGTTCGTGGTGGTGGATCGTTGGAGCTCGGCCGACTCGATCCCGCTCACCGTCACGCTTCCGTATGCGACCAATCGCGGTGGCGGCACGCCCCCGCACACGAGCGCCACGATGTATGACGGCACGTTGCGCGACTCGCTGGTGCGCGGCGTCCTCACGGTCAACGTCCCGGCGCGCGACGGGCGCAAGGCGGGAACGTCGCTCCGCTCCCCGTTCGTGCGCAGCATCCGCGGCAACGTTGCTGCTGACGACGTATTGCGCCTGTCGGTACGCGCCGCCGACGTGGTCGACTCACTGGCGATGGCCGCCCGACTCGGCGCGGCGATGGCCGAGTCCGCGGCGGGCGACCTCCTCCTGTTCATTCACGGCTTCAACACGTCATTCGCGAGCGCCGCCGAGCGGGCGGCCCGGCTGGCGGTGGAACTGCAGTATCCGGGGGGCGTGGTGCTGTTCACGTGGCCCTCGGATGGCCTGCTGGCCAGCTACCGCGGCGACCAGTCGGAGGCGCGCGTGTCAGGGCGGGCGCTGGCCGCCTTCCTCCGTGAGCTGCAACTGGCGGCGCCGTCGCGACGCCTCTCGGTCATCGCCCATTCCATGGGGAGCGAGGTCTTTGCCGCGGCGCTGCGCGAGCTCGACGCCCCGCACGCCCCGCTGCGTCTGGGGCACGTGGTGCTGGTCTCCCCCGACCTGGCCGCCGACGACTTCCTGGCGCACCTCCTCCCGTCGCTGCGCTCTCGTGCCGCCGACGTCACGGTCTACGCCGCAAGCGCCGACTTCGCGCTCTGGTCGTCGTGGGGGAGCAATGGCGCGCGGCGCCTGGGGTTGGGAGGGCGCTTCGCCACCATCGCGCGCGGTGTCGAGACCATCGAGGTCCCCTACGACGCCACCGACGCGCTGGGCCACAACCCGTTCCGCACCGAGCCGTTCCGCAACGACCTGCACGCGCTCCTCGTGAATGGACTCCCCGCCGCCAGGCGCGGACTCGTCACGCTCCCGCGCGCCGACGGCAAGGTCATGTGGCGGCTGCCGTAA